One Dermacentor silvarum isolate Dsil-2018 chromosome 10, BIME_Dsil_1.4, whole genome shotgun sequence genomic window carries:
- the LOC119431108 gene encoding uncharacterized protein LOC119431108, with translation MANSFKRFLTIFGYKLDRKWGNFKARVKEKTDKGSAPAWNSVRSPIDNLRRKKKNGFGKLDDRNVVPQELPAFGAYCHY, from the coding sequence ATGGCCAACTCGTTCAAGCGATTCCTCACCATCTTCGGCTACAAGCTGGACCGCAAGTGGGGCAACTTCAAGGCGCGCGTCAAGGAGAAGACCGACAAAGGCAGCGCCCCGGCCTGGAACAGCGTTCGCTCCCCCATCGACAACCTGCGCCGCAAGAAAAAGAACGGCTTCGGCAAGCTGGATGACCGCAACGTCGTGCCCCAGGAGTTGCCGGCCTTCGGGGCCTACTGCCACTACTGA